Sequence from the bacterium genome:
TGAGTCCAGTCCTCAGTAACGATAGGCGGGCGGGGTGGGCCCGGACTGGCGCGTGGGGGGGATGCTTGCTTGCCCGTCGCCTTGAGAGCGTCTATCCCGTTGCGTATCTCATCTAGGCGCGGGGGCCTTGTATTGCCCGTTCTGGCATCTAGGCCGGGGAAGGTCGTGTACCACTTGCCGCCTTGCCCGTACAGTTCCACTATCTGTTCTGGCTCGTGCCCCGCCCTGCCTAGCACATTGGCCGCGGTGTTAATCTGCCAAAAGTGCTTGCTGTCTATGGTGTCTGGATTCATTTCGCATACACGTGCGATAGCCAGCCCCAAAGATGACAAGACTTTTTGCTTTGACGTGGCGGGCTTCTTTGGTTCGTCGGTGACGCGCTCCGCCGAAGGCGATGTATTATCTGTCTCTGTATCTGACTCTGACTCTAGGCTCGTTACATCATCTTGTAACGGCGTTACATCCTCGTTACGCGGTGCGAGGAATTTGTCTCGGTGTCGTTTCACACGCTCCGCAACGGCGATATGTCCATCCGATGGCGCCCGTCTCTGGCGCTTGGCGTAGTTGGGCAGCCACAGAATACCATCGCGCTCTTCTACCATGCCGCGCTCTTCTAATGCGGCCAGCGCGTCGTTTAGTTCGTCCTTGGTACAGCGAATGCTCCAAGCCACGCGCGCGATGGTGTCAAGCTCTCCCGTCTCTAAGTCGTTCTCGTCTCTGGCGTCTATCTCGCCGGCCAGCGCCAGCAGCATCATCCACACGCCCTTTTGCGCTAGCGTCAATTCTCCCATGGTAGGATCGCGGTTGATTTCGGTGTAGAGCTTGACCCACGTTTTCATGCTAGTTACCACCTATCGCAAACGCGGGCCCAGTAGTTGCGCCCAGTTGCCCACGCAGGGCGTTAAAGATGGGAGTAAGGTCCGCCTGGTTGTACCATCGCTTGTTGCCGGGCTGCTTGGGGCGGTCCATCTTGAGAGTAACGTCGATTGTGCCCCTGGGCGCTGCGCCCCGAAACTCGCGCTTGTACTCAGTTCGTGCCCTTGAGTATGGGTTATCCGTGTATAGGGCGATGCGTAAGGGATTTCCATTCAGCGTAGGCCATACGGTAATATCCGTCTTTCCCACGGCGTCGGCTACAGTGTCAATCACGCACTTGTCAAAGCGCCCCGTCTCTACCAAGAGCGCCCACACGTGCAAGCTATCTATGGCCGATGGGTAGAAGTTGCGATACAGGCGGGCCCCAAGCCCGTCTATCTGCGCTTGCGTGAATTTGTGTCGTGACTCTGCCCATTCCTGCCACGCGAAACTTAGATATGCCTGTTGCGTGAACAGGTCGCCAGTCTTGGTTAGCAGCCTGAAAAAGACGGCTATGGCTGGGGTGGGCGTCAAGACGTTTCCTTCTCCGTTAGCAACGCTGCGCTCCGGCCACTCCAGAGGATGGTTTGCGCAGTAGTTCTCTATGGCATCGCTCGAAATGTACAGGAGCGCCGTCTCTTTCATGTCATGCCTCAGCAATGAGTAAATAGCGTTCGAGCCGTGCCAGCCGTCGCGCTTTGCGAAACTTGGTTACAATGTCGGGGTGTACCTGCTGGGTAGATAGTGGCGCTTGGATATGACGAACCATCTTCCATCCGGCGCCCTGGAGTTGATTAGCGTAGGCCCATAGGAATATGCCCTGTTCCTTGCCCGTGTCGTCATCCCAGTCGCTCATGAGAAACGCGATCTTCGTGCCAGGGCGTACCATCTTGCGGAGCTGCCCAAGACGCACATTGAAAAAGTCCAAGTATCCGGCGGGCCCTAGCTTGCTAATCGAGCCTTCGATATAGCCATCCTCGCCAATGTTCATGCTGTCCATCTTGCGAAAGTATGGGGGGTCCCAGAATATCAGGTCGGCCTTTTTCACACGCTCGGGCCATCCGTCTTGGGCTATGTCGTGAAGGATCACGTCGGGCCGATTGTGGCGGGCATCTATGTCATAGGCGTAGCACTTGCGCCCCATGGCAAGGCAAACGTCAAGTGTTGTTCCGCTGCCCACCATAGGATCAACTACCATCGCCCCCGGCTCCGTGTAAAAGTAGAGCACGTGGGCTATCAGTTCGCCGGGGATGCGCCCAGGGTGCTTTGCTCCAAACAGGTCGTGGCACTTGCCAAAGTTCCACACGTCATAGGGCTGTATGGCAATCCCTAAGCGCTCCAGACGTTCGGCGTCCGTGCGCCCTTCCAGGTCGATAGCCCATACCAGGATCAGCGGCATGTTGTAGCGTTCGGCTACGTCTAGGTGGGGATGGCCCTCGGCCAGCAGTTTCCTTACCGTCTTTTTCAAGTCTGAAAATTCCGGTAAAATCGTGTCCGAAACGGTTCGCTGATTTAGGCCGATGGATTGCCCAATCTCTTCCTGTGTCCATCCCAAAAGATTCAGCCGAAGCGCCGTCATCTTCTGCGCCTCTTTGCGGCGCGCCAGAATGTCGGCTACGTAGTCATGGGCTGAACCCATA
This genomic interval carries:
- a CDS encoding DNA methyltransferase, which encodes MQTIKVDAIVWDPSVYPREKWNTHTIDTYADALKGGAQFPPLVLEQGTNRLLDGVHRWKAYQKYAALYQEHLAQPALDGINADGWAPALDEVPVEFHEIPVGVPAKLYAASLSVKHGDRISNAERKAVAREVYEENPEFILQNLKDLLAISMGSAHDYVADILARRKEAQKMTALRLNLLGWTQEEIGQSIGLNQRTVSDTILPEFSDLKKTVRKLLAEGHPHLDVAERYNMPLILVWAIDLEGRTDAERLERLGIAIQPYDVWNFGKCHDLFGAKHPGRIPGELIAHVLYFYTEPGAMVVDPMVGSGTTLDVCLAMGRKCYAYDIDARHNRPDVILHDIAQDGWPERVKKADLIFWDPPYFRKMDSMNIGEDGYIEGSISKLGPAGYLDFFNVRLGQLRKMVRPGTKIAFLMSDWDDDTGKEQGIFLWAYANQLQGAGWKMVRHIQAPLSTQQVHPDIVTKFRKARRLARLERYLLIAEA